One Neochlamydia sp. AcF84 genomic window, TTAGAGAAGAAAATAAAATTAAGCAAGAGACCCATTATTCAACTTTGCCTGCGTTAAAAAATATTCTTAAATCTTTTGAAAATTATTCAAAAAGTAAAAAATTAAACTGGCATTGGACGCCCGGCTATTCCAAATCTAGCGTAAGGGCCATCCCTCAACTTCTTAGCATTCCTGAAGTGCATGTAATCATGCTTTATAAAGATCATTGTCGTCTCACCTTATCTGCTGTCAGCCATATCATGAAGCAAAAAAATGTCCGCGTGAAAATGACTGCCATTGATAATAATAGCCAAGACTTTTCTATAGCAGAGAGATTGAAGGAGTTAGGGGTAGAAGTTATTCGAATAGAGGAGCCCTTTAATTATTCACGTTTAAACAATAGGGCGGTTAGAGAAACTAAAATAGCTAAAGATATAGAAAATATCCTTTTCCTTAACAATGATGTAGACTTAGATGCCGACGGTTTAATAGAGATGTGCCGGTGGATCGAACAGCCTGGAATTGGATTAGTCGGTTGCCGTCTAAATTATCCTAATGGCTTATTGCAGCATGGAGGTGTGATCATTGAAGCCTCAGGAGCCGCTTTTATGAAATCTTGGCACCATGAAGAGAGGCTTGAAAAATTTCACCATCTTAGGAAAACTAATTTTTTAAGAGTATCAGCAGCCGTTACAGCTGCTTGCTGCATGATTAAAAAGAAGACCTTTCTTGAAGTGGACGGATTTGATGAGATATGGTTTCCTGTAGCTTTTAGTGATACTGCCCTAGCAGTTAAAGTGCGTGCAAAAGGGCTGCACTGTTTATATACTCCCTTTGCAGTAGGAGTTCATCATGAGAGCATTTCTCGTAAGAAAGTCAATATAGAGGACTATGAGACTTTGTCCTGGGTACATCGTCGATTTGTGCAGAAATTATGGGAGAATGAAAAAATTCACTTCGAAGATCTTGAAAAGACAGAATATTAGAGAGATTATTGAAAATAAAAATGAGTGAAAATGTTATTTAATTCTTATTTTTTCATCTTTATCTATCTTCCTATCGTGGTAGCAATATTTTTTGTTTGCTGCTATTTTCACCTCAAAAAAGGTGCTCAGCTATTTTTGCTAATCAGTTCTTTAATCTTTTATGCTTACTGGGATGTGCGGTTTGTTCCTTTATTATGTGCATCTATTTTTTTTAATTATATAGCAGGCAATCAGATATATAATGCTTCTACAAGCCAATTAAAAAAGCTTTATCTATTATTAAGCTTAGCATTCAATCTGGCTCTTTTACTTTATTTTAAATATCTTAATTTTTTTATTAGCAGTGCTAACTATTTTTTATCTTCTGAGGTAAAATTATTAGATATCATTCTACCCCTAGGAATCTCTTTTTTTACATTTACTCAAATAGCCTATCTTGTAGATGTTTATCAAGCGAGGGCCGTTCCGGGAGGGTGGCGCTCTTACAGCCTATTCGTAACAGTTTTTCCTCATTTAATCGCAGGTCCAGTCTTACACCATAAAGAAATGATTACACAATTTGACAACCCTGCCAACTATCAATGGTCTAGTTACAATTTTGCCCAAGGAACATTTTTATTCGTCATAGGATTAGCCAAAAAAGTCCTCATTGCTGATGCCATGTATGGATATGTCACCCCGGTTTTTGATCAAAATCAAACTTTAATCCCTTTTTTACAAGCCTGGATAGGGGCCTTAGCTTATTCTATAGAGCTTTATTTTGATTTCTCCGGCTATTCAGATATGGCTGTTGGATTAGGGCTCTACTTTAATATTCAATTGCCGCTTAATTTTAACTCTCCTTATCAAGCCACCTCAATGATTGATTTTTGGCGCCGGTGGCATATCTCGCTCTCTAATTTTTTGAGAGATTATTTATATATACCTTTAGGAGGTAACAGATATGGAGAAACCCGTAAATTAGCTAATCTGCTAATTACTATGCTCCTTGGTGGGGCTTGGCATGGAGCTAATTGGACCTTTGTAGTATGGGGCCTCTGCCACGGTTTTTTTCTTATGATTAATCATTTATGGCGCAAGCTTAATGTTAATTTATCACCTCTTTTAGGACAGCTGCTTACTTTTTTTTGCGTCGTAGTGGCTTTTGCTATCTTCCGCTCCCCTGATTTACCTAGAGCTTGGATGATATTAAAGGGATTGTTTGGCTACAATGGAATAATCCTTCCTGAGAAATATGAATATAGCTTAGCTTTTTTGAAAGCTTATGGAGTGGCTTTTGAAAGGCTTCATTTTTCCAATGTACGCCTCTATGATTTGCTAAAAATTTTAGCCTGCCTGTTAGCTATCTTATTACTTCCCAATAGCATGTGGTGGAAAGAACGTTTTATAAGATATCCTATTTTAGCGGGATTAGGCTTAAGTGCGCTTTTTATTATTTGCCTGATAGATTTGAATGCAGTCACAGAATTTCTTTATTATCAATTTTAATATGTCTGATAAAAATCCTTGTCTCTTTATTATTACTTTTTTTATTTCTAGCCTATTTGC contains:
- a CDS encoding MBOAT family protein, with product MLFNSYFFIFIYLPIVVAIFFVCCYFHLKKGAQLFLLISSLIFYAYWDVRFVPLLCASIFFNYIAGNQIYNASTSQLKKLYLLLSLAFNLALLLYFKYLNFFISSANYFLSSEVKLLDIILPLGISFFTFTQIAYLVDVYQARAVPGGWRSYSLFVTVFPHLIAGPVLHHKEMITQFDNPANYQWSSYNFAQGTFLFVIGLAKKVLIADAMYGYVTPVFDQNQTLIPFLQAWIGALAYSIELYFDFSGYSDMAVGLGLYFNIQLPLNFNSPYQATSMIDFWRRWHISLSNFLRDYLYIPLGGNRYGETRKLANLLITMLLGGAWHGANWTFVVWGLCHGFFLMINHLWRKLNVNLSPLLGQLLTFFCVVVAFAIFRSPDLPRAWMILKGLFGYNGIILPEKYEYSLAFLKAYGVAFERLHFSNVRLYDLLKILACLLAILLLPNSMWWKERFIRYPILAGLGLSALFIICLIDLNAVTEFLYYQF